A region from the Benincasa hispida cultivar B227 chromosome 12, ASM972705v1, whole genome shotgun sequence genome encodes:
- the LOC120092767 gene encoding putative invertase inhibitor produces MSSLSHSILRFLFLFMFFSNFLIIKSSNNTLSLLYKTCKTISDQDPNISFNFCLTSLVPAATKHGHGATTLRRLGLITIYLIRRNVSSTRHHIKNLRRNKEPGDPLVKSCLADCLELYSDAALTMKQARKDYKARRYDDASSMISSVMDDCSTCEDGFKEEGVISPLTNRNHNAFELSAIALSIINMLA; encoded by the coding sequence ATGTCTTCCCTTTCTCACTCCATTCTTCGCTTCTTGTTCTTGTTCATGTTCTTCTCCAATTTCCTCATCATTAAATCTTCCAACAACACACTTTCCCTCTTATACAAAACTTGCAAAACCATCTCTGACCAAGACCCCAATATCTCCTTCAATTTCTGCCTAACATCTCTCGTACCCGCCGCGACCAAGCACGGCCACGGTGCCACCACTCTCCGCCGCCTCGGCCTCATTACCATCTACTTGATTCGACGCAACGTGAGCAGCACGCGCCACCATATCAAGAACTTGCGAAGAAACAAAGAGCCCGGCGACCCGTTGGTTAAGTCGTGCTTGGCTGATTGTTTGGAGCTTTATTCCGATGCGGCCCTGACGATGAAGCAAGCGAGGAAGGATTACAAGGCCAGGCGATACGACGATGCAAGCTCGATGATCAGCTCGGTTATGGATGATTGTTCAACATGTGAAGATGGATTTAAGGAAGAAGGGGTGATTTCACCATTGACTAATAGGAATCATAATGCCTTTGAATTGTCGGCTATTGCACTGTCCATTATTAATATGCTTGCTTGa